The proteins below are encoded in one region of Plasmodium vivax scf_3644 genomic scaffold, whole genome shotgun sequence:
- a CDS encoding variable surface protein Vir12, truncated, putative (encoded by transcript PVX_130260A) — protein sequence EVTVHPELSDIPNETESLNEQYLDYPIHVEEKNNTFTYNPENIMITSAIMFGAFYATPLGRWIRNKMGRRENDYDDRSERSYSTLDYDSENDDMYSSSMSYNVSYYPT from the exons GAAGTAACGGTGCATCCTGAACTTTCGGATATTCCTAATGAAACGGAGAGCTTAAATGAACAATACTTAGACTATCCCATTCATGtagaagaaaagaataacacATTTACCTACAACCCTGAAAAYATTATGATAACATCTGCTATAATGTTTGGAGcgttttat GCCACACCTTTGGGGAGATGGATACGCAATAAGATGGGGAGAAGGGAAAATGATTATGATGATCGGTCAGAAAGAAGTTATTCAACGTTAGACTATGATTCAGAAAATGATGATATGTATTCCAGTAGCATGAGTTATAATGTATCTTATTATCCTACATGA